The Juglans microcarpa x Juglans regia isolate MS1-56 chromosome 2S, Jm3101_v1.0, whole genome shotgun sequence genome has a window encoding:
- the LOC121253097 gene encoding citrate-binding protein-like, with protein MSLMVLLMLLPAFSCLFQLMISFHTCASKPIDLTKGFISLPLNRSNLVVQKPYDVPENHRYSFTNGVHKLWVYSTDKPHSPASKTNPRTEIRVQGYDYSSGVWQFEAYGYVPCGTSGVCVMQVFGSSPPHATTLMLRVYNDSLSYYRAPVLVPNIYDTWFRLNVIHDVEASNVKVYIDGILKYEASGRGGKSHYFKCGVYAQNDDSFYMESRWKGIKVLKK; from the exons ATGTCCTTGATGGTTCTGTTAATGCTTTTGCCAGCTTTCAGCTGCCTTTTTCAGTTGATGATCAGTTTCCATACTTGTGCCTCGAAACCCATTGATCTCACAAAAGGGTTCATCTCCCTCCCGCTTAATCGATCAAATTTAGTCGTACAAAAACCCTACGACGTACCTGAAAATCATCGATACAGTTTCACCAATGGAGTTCACAAACTGTGGGTATATTCTACAGACAAGCCTCACTCTCCTGCCAGCAAAACGAATCCCCGCACTGAGATCCGCGTACAA GGATATGATTATTCTTCTGGTGTTTGGCAATTCGAAGCATATGGGTACGTGCCATGTGGTACATCCGGCGTCTGCGTCATGCAAGTGTTTGGATCAAGCCCTCCACATGCCACAACCCTAATGCTTCGAGTATATAATGATTCGCTCTCTTACTATAGGGCTCCGGTCCTCGTCCCCAACATTTACGACACATGGTTTCGGCTAAACGTAATCCATGACGTTGAAGCCTCGAATGTAAAGGTGTATATAGATGGAATTCTCAAGTACGAGGCAAGTGGCCGTGGGGGGAAATCGCATTACTTCAAATGTGGAGTCTATGCACAGAATGATGATTCTTTCTATATGGAGTCCCGTTGGAAGGGAATCAAAGTTCTTAAAAAATGA
- the LOC121253152 gene encoding egg cell-secreted protein 1.4-like yields the protein MAGRSMFVLLPLGIGICLLAMTLVTAAREVPIKPGHMLAARLETSEGLIPCWKALVEVKSCSNEIVIFFLNGQTTIGPDCCRAISIITHNCWPAMLTSIGFTAEEGNILRGYCDAAAAAAAAPSAAAAAAPS from the coding sequence ATGGCTGGCCGAAGTATGTTTGTGTTGCTACCCCTTGGCATTGGAATATGTCTATTGGCGATGACCCTCGTAACTGCAGCGAGGGAAGTCCCCATTAAGCCTGGACACATGCTCGCAGCGAGGCTTGAAACAAGCGAAGGCCTAATCCCTTGCTGGAAGGCGCTCGTGGAGGTCAAATCCTGCTCAAACGAGatcgtcatcttcttcctcaatgGCCAGACCACAATCGGTCCAGACTGTTGCCGTGCCATTTCTATCATAACCCATAATTGTTGGCCTGCCATGCTTACTTCCATCGGTTTTACAGCCGAGGAAGGCAATATTCTACGAGGCTATTGTGATGCAGCTGCAGCTGCAGCTGCAGCGCCCTCAGCTGCTGCTGCCGCCGCTCCTTCCTGA